Proteins from a genomic interval of Symmachiella macrocystis:
- a CDS encoding response regulator gives MKLLLADDSGTMRTIQKRCLLKLGLAETDITEAEDGQQALSQFEAANFDVVLSDWNMPNMDGLTFLQKVRETNKDVPFIMITTEAERARVVTAIQAGVTDYLVKPFTPDDLRAKLEKWVAAPV, from the coding sequence ATGAAATTACTACTGGCCGACGACTCGGGAACAATGCGGACCATTCAAAAGCGGTGCCTGCTAAAATTGGGTTTGGCCGAAACAGATATCACAGAAGCTGAAGATGGACAACAGGCTCTGTCACAATTCGAAGCCGCGAATTTCGATGTTGTGTTGAGCGATTGGAATATGCCGAACATGGACGGTCTGACGTTCCTGCAAAAGGTCCGCGAGACCAACAAGGACGTGCCCTTTATCATGATTACCACCGAAGCCGAACGGGCGCGGGTGGTCACGGCAATTCAAGCCGGCGTGACTGATTATTTGGTGAAGCCCTTCACTCCGGACGACCTTCGGGCCAAATTGGAGAAATGGGTCGCGGCGCCCGTGTAG
- a CDS encoding aminotransferase class IV — MSAEPIVYLNGEYLPASQASVSLADWGLHGVAVTEMTRTFGQRCFRLDDHLDRLNASADQLGIAVDLLRDDWHKITETVVNHHAALVGKTGELMVNHVITAGLNSMNAAPDHRGPTIYVRTIPLRFSRWAAKYQKGQHLVVPQMRQIPAECLNPKIKSRNRLHWYLADRQAQEIDADASALMLDFQGHLTETSVGNVFIVRENTILTPRSEVTLGGISRMVVRDIAQFLGAGYEEQNITLAEALVAKEVFTSSTGYCVLPVTKIDGQSIGEGRPGAVYQRILETWNLMAGLDIAAQAVEQSVVESHYK; from the coding sequence ATGTCCGCCGAGCCGATTGTCTACCTCAACGGAGAGTACCTTCCTGCGTCGCAGGCGAGTGTATCGCTGGCGGACTGGGGCCTACACGGCGTCGCGGTGACGGAAATGACGCGGACGTTTGGCCAACGTTGTTTTCGCTTGGACGATCATTTAGACCGTTTGAATGCTTCGGCCGATCAACTGGGAATTGCCGTCGATTTACTCCGTGACGACTGGCACAAAATCACGGAGACCGTCGTCAACCACCACGCGGCGCTTGTGGGCAAAACCGGTGAGTTGATGGTCAACCACGTGATCACAGCCGGACTCAATTCGATGAATGCGGCGCCGGATCACCGTGGGCCAACGATCTACGTGCGAACAATTCCACTGCGATTTTCGCGGTGGGCGGCCAAATACCAAAAGGGTCAGCATTTGGTGGTTCCACAAATGCGACAAATTCCCGCGGAGTGTCTCAACCCGAAAATCAAATCCCGCAACCGACTGCATTGGTATCTCGCCGATCGACAGGCTCAAGAAATCGACGCCGATGCGTCGGCGTTGATGTTGGATTTCCAAGGGCATCTGACCGAAACCAGTGTGGGTAATGTTTTCATCGTGCGTGAGAATACTATTCTGACACCGCGGTCTGAAGTCACACTTGGGGGAATCAGCCGGATGGTCGTGCGGGATATCGCCCAATTTTTAGGTGCCGGTTACGAAGAGCAGAATATCACGCTGGCCGAGGCACTGGTCGCCAAGGAGGTATTTACCTCATCAACCGGGTATTGTGTGTTACCGGTCACGAAAATCGATGGCCAATCCATCGGCGAAGGTCGGCCGGGCGCGGTGTATCAACGTATTTTGGAAACATGGAATCTGATGGCCGGGCTGGATATTGCCGCCCAGGCTGTTGAGCAATCCGTAGTCGAATCACACTACAAGTAG
- a CDS encoding class I SAM-dependent methyltransferase: MKRMFNEYRDFFREFRSRFETTGAVTPSGRFLAAALSGPLKKHDGPVRVLEVGPGTGAVTRQIVKHLKPGDRFDLVELNDNFVDSLNRLFSEEDIFRAVAEFSEVHLCPLQEFEASEPFDFIISGLPLNNFPAALVEEIFESYWRLLAPGGTLSYFEYMYVRPVRRLVSKPDEKQRLTDLDKILGTHLGNHRIARDWVFVNAPPAWVQHLRRQESATAADSTAG, from the coding sequence ATGAAACGTATGTTCAACGAGTACCGGGATTTCTTTCGCGAATTCCGCAGTCGCTTCGAAACCACTGGAGCCGTCACGCCCAGCGGTCGATTTCTGGCGGCGGCGCTGAGCGGTCCGCTGAAGAAGCACGACGGCCCGGTGCGGGTCTTAGAGGTCGGACCGGGCACCGGAGCGGTGACACGTCAAATCGTCAAGCATCTCAAACCGGGGGATCGTTTCGACCTCGTAGAACTCAACGACAACTTTGTCGACTCGCTAAATCGGTTGTTCAGCGAAGAGGATATCTTCCGCGCCGTCGCCGAGTTTTCCGAAGTGCATCTTTGCCCGCTGCAGGAATTCGAAGCCTCCGAGCCGTTCGATTTTATCATTTCCGGTCTGCCGCTCAACAATTTCCCGGCGGCATTGGTAGAGGAAATCTTCGAGAGTTATTGGCGGTTGTTGGCTCCAGGCGGAACGCTCTCCTATTTTGAATATATGTACGTCCGACCGGTGCGGCGATTGGTTTCAAAACCAGACGAAAAACAACGTCTGACCGACCTGGACAAAATTTTGGGCACACATTTAGGCAATCACCGCATCGCGCGGGATTGGGTTTTTGTCAACGCGCCCCCGGCTTGGGTCCAACATCTGCGCCGGCAGGAATCAGCCACGGCAGCCGACAGCACTGCGGGGTGA
- a CDS encoding NUDIX hydrolase: MPKRKILAAGNHLQLVSVDGWEYAERTNCRGVVAVVAVTLDRQLILTEQYRPPVERRVIDLPAGLAGDIAGEELELLEQAAKRELREETGYDAEEFEYLFRGPTSAGLTNEVISFFRAGPVRQVDAGGGDESEDIVVHTVPLVTIDDWLASFSPATTLVDPKVYTALHFAR, from the coding sequence ATGCCTAAGCGGAAAATACTCGCGGCGGGAAATCATTTGCAACTCGTGTCGGTCGATGGCTGGGAATACGCCGAACGAACAAACTGTCGCGGAGTGGTCGCGGTCGTCGCTGTCACCCTGGACCGACAGTTGATTTTGACGGAACAATACCGCCCCCCGGTGGAGCGCCGCGTGATCGATTTACCGGCGGGACTGGCAGGGGATATTGCCGGCGAAGAATTGGAATTGTTGGAGCAGGCCGCAAAACGCGAATTGCGTGAGGAAACCGGCTATGACGCGGAGGAGTTCGAATATCTCTTTCGCGGACCGACATCGGCCGGTTTAACAAACGAAGTGATTTCGTTTTTCCGCGCAGGTCCGGTGCGCCAAGTTGATGCAGGTGGCGGCGACGAGTCAGAGGACATTGTCGTCCACACGGTTCCGCTAGTGACGATCGATGATTGGTTGGCGTCGTTTTCGCCCGCAACGACCTTGGTGGATCCCAAGGTATACACGGCGCTGCATTTTGCCCGCTGA
- a CDS encoding DUF1330 domain-containing protein gives MSNKPIYMLNVLWFQPDGGAARYREYLKASWPVAKKYGGVKLESYIPEANVIGELDADLIFMVRWPDQSSFDGFIADPEFQAIRPLRERAITNSLLIRCRRDD, from the coding sequence ATGAGCAATAAGCCGATCTATATGCTGAACGTCCTGTGGTTCCAACCCGATGGCGGTGCGGCGCGTTATCGTGAGTACCTGAAGGCCTCGTGGCCGGTCGCGAAGAAGTACGGCGGAGTCAAGCTGGAATCGTACATCCCCGAGGCGAACGTGATCGGCGAATTGGATGCCGACTTGATCTTTATGGTCCGCTGGCCCGATCAAAGCAGTTTTGACGGCTTCATCGCTGATCCGGAATTCCAGGCGATCCGGCCGCTTCGCGAGAGGGCGATCACGAATTCGCTATTGATCCGCTGCCGCCGTGACGATTAA
- a CDS encoding ATP-binding protein: MQNFEKLGAFYLGKLFDMTRAALRDELLLYDSKDLTTHAVCVGMTGSGKTGLCLSLLEEAAIDGIPAIAIDPKGDLGNLLLTFPDLAPDDFRPWIEESAATRAGLTPDEYAAKTADQWRNGLAQWGQTPERIAKFRQAVDIGIYTPGSNAGLPLTILRSFDAPPQQLIDDSDALRERISSATSGLLALLGIDADPIRSREHILLSNIFEQAWRDGRNLDVASLIRGVQNPPFKTVGVVDLETFFPAKSRNELAMNLNNLLASPSFASWMEGEPLNIRNLLYTAEGKPRLSIISIAHLSDAERMFFVTILLNEVLAWVRTQPGTSSLRALLYMDEVFGYFPPTANPPSKTPMLTLLKQARAYGLGVVLATQNPVDLDYKGLSNTGTWFLGRLQTERDKARVLEGLEGASAQAGTGFDRQKMEATLAGLGSRVFLMNNVHDDEPVVFQTRWALSYLRGPLTRGQIETLMADKKQLAAEDAAASPELANTQPTTDVAEKRPHLPAKVDELFLVRTHAVPRDSRLTYRPALFCKARLHFVKSTYKVDQWQDLTLLSTLGEEMPSDVWEAATAIDAAQMETESEPEIDADFATVPADCLQAKSYPTWQKKLKEHLYQSQELSVWKCAALKTYSAAGEAEGDFRIRLAQTAREHRDLQVEKIRDRFTTKLQRLQGKIQTAEERVAREKSQATRATTDSVISIGSTILGALFGRKIASRTNVGRASTSMRSAGRAAQQRSDVARAEEKVENLNEQVEDLQRQFEEDADQLEEAFQVDALELEELSMRPRKSDIDVDEVALLWTPWRVDADGTAEPVFRLDVKS; this comes from the coding sequence GTGCAGAATTTCGAGAAACTGGGAGCGTTTTATCTCGGCAAACTCTTCGACATGACTCGCGCGGCACTGCGCGATGAGTTGTTGCTCTACGACTCCAAAGATCTGACCACACACGCGGTTTGTGTGGGGATGACCGGCAGCGGGAAAACCGGCTTGTGTTTGTCGCTGTTGGAAGAAGCTGCCATCGATGGCATTCCCGCGATCGCCATTGATCCCAAAGGGGACCTGGGCAATCTGTTGCTCACCTTTCCTGATTTGGCGCCCGACGATTTTCGCCCCTGGATCGAAGAGAGCGCGGCGACACGCGCCGGTCTCACGCCGGATGAATATGCCGCCAAGACCGCCGATCAATGGCGCAATGGTTTGGCACAGTGGGGGCAAACGCCAGAGCGGATTGCCAAGTTTCGCCAAGCGGTCGATATCGGGATTTATACCCCGGGTAGCAATGCCGGCTTACCGTTGACGATCCTGCGATCGTTTGACGCGCCGCCGCAACAACTCATCGACGATAGCGATGCGCTGCGCGAGCGGATCAGTTCGGCGACCTCCGGTCTGTTGGCGCTGTTGGGCATCGACGCCGATCCGATTCGTAGTCGCGAACATATTCTGCTGTCCAACATTTTTGAACAGGCGTGGCGCGACGGACGTAATTTGGATGTCGCATCGCTGATTCGCGGCGTGCAAAATCCACCGTTTAAAACCGTCGGTGTGGTCGATCTGGAAACGTTCTTTCCCGCGAAAAGCCGCAACGAATTGGCGATGAACCTCAATAACCTATTGGCGTCGCCGTCGTTTGCAAGTTGGATGGAAGGCGAACCGCTCAACATCCGCAACCTGTTGTACACGGCCGAAGGAAAACCGCGGCTGTCGATTATTTCCATCGCGCATCTCTCCGATGCGGAACGAATGTTCTTCGTGACGATCTTGCTCAACGAAGTCCTCGCCTGGGTCCGCACGCAACCCGGGACGTCGAGTTTACGGGCGCTGCTCTACATGGATGAAGTCTTTGGATATTTCCCGCCGACGGCCAATCCGCCATCGAAAACTCCCATGCTCACTCTTTTGAAACAGGCACGGGCCTACGGATTGGGAGTCGTGCTGGCGACACAAAACCCGGTTGATCTGGACTATAAAGGCCTGTCGAACACCGGCACGTGGTTTTTGGGGCGGCTGCAGACCGAGCGGGACAAGGCACGCGTATTGGAAGGTTTGGAAGGGGCGTCCGCACAAGCAGGCACGGGGTTTGATCGCCAAAAAATGGAGGCGACGCTTGCGGGTTTGGGAAGTCGCGTGTTCTTGATGAACAACGTGCACGACGACGAACCTGTGGTGTTCCAAACCCGCTGGGCATTGTCGTATCTCCGTGGGCCGCTCACGCGGGGACAAATCGAAACGTTGATGGCGGACAAGAAACAACTAGCAGCCGAGGACGCCGCAGCGTCTCCTGAATTGGCGAACACACAGCCAACCACCGACGTCGCTGAGAAACGTCCGCATCTGCCGGCAAAGGTCGACGAACTCTTTTTGGTCCGTACGCATGCCGTGCCGCGCGACAGTCGACTGACGTATCGTCCGGCGCTGTTTTGCAAAGCCCGACTGCATTTCGTCAAGTCGACTTACAAGGTCGATCAATGGCAAGACCTGACGTTGCTGTCGACGCTCGGAGAAGAAATGCCGTCCGATGTGTGGGAAGCGGCAACAGCCATCGATGCCGCGCAGATGGAGACCGAAAGCGAACCGGAAATCGATGCCGATTTTGCCACAGTGCCGGCGGACTGCTTGCAGGCGAAAAGCTATCCGACATGGCAGAAAAAGCTGAAAGAACATCTGTACCAAAGCCAAGAACTATCTGTTTGGAAATGCGCGGCGCTAAAAACGTATTCCGCAGCCGGAGAAGCGGAAGGAGATTTTCGCATTCGCCTCGCACAGACGGCGCGGGAACACCGGGACCTGCAAGTCGAAAAAATACGTGACCGCTTTACCACAAAATTGCAGCGACTGCAGGGAAAAATCCAAACCGCTGAGGAACGCGTCGCACGCGAGAAATCCCAAGCGACCCGAGCGACAACCGATTCAGTGATTTCGATCGGATCAACGATTCTAGGCGCCTTATTCGGCCGCAAAATCGCCAGCCGCACAAACGTCGGCCGCGCCTCGACCTCGATGCGCAGCGCCGGCCGAGCCGCACAACAACGCAGCGACGTCGCTCGCGCCGAAGAAAAAGTCGAAAACCTCAACGAACAGGTAGAGGATTTGCAACGTCAATTCGAGGAGGACGCGGACCAACTCGAAGAGGCGTTTCAGGTCGATGCGTTGGAGCTGGAAGAACTGAGCATGCGTCCCCGCAAAAGTGATATCGACGTCGACGAGGTCGCGTTGCTGTGGACCCCGTGGCGCGTCGATGCCGACGGCACTGCGGAACCGGTGTTTCGGTTGGATGTTAAGTCGTAG
- a CDS encoding 3-keto-disaccharide hydrolase, whose translation MPRLTAILSLFFVMAISMTAAEAADKGPAYLDGEKAGPDFQVQGEYEGKIGKDTKVGVQVIARGDGKFDAVVFGNGLPGSGWDPRQPKIHLKGETNDDIVEFTGLNFNGAIKDGIFAGIAEDDVKFELRKIQRSSPTMGLKPPEGAIVLFDGTNVDALAEGKIEDGKLLGVPVRSKQKFNNYTLHLEFRSPYMPEARGQGRGNSGMYLNDQYECQILDSFGLEGKNNECGGFYQIQEPKVNMCLPPLSWQTYDVDFQAAKFDSKGKKVTPAIVTVRQNGVVIHDKLKLPHTTPGGGQNDEKLPGSLFLQDHGDPVRFRNFWVVEK comes from the coding sequence ATGCCTCGATTGACCGCAATCCTTTCCCTCTTTTTTGTGATGGCGATTTCCATGACTGCAGCCGAAGCGGCGGATAAAGGTCCGGCCTATCTTGACGGCGAAAAAGCTGGTCCGGATTTTCAGGTTCAAGGGGAATACGAAGGGAAAATCGGCAAGGACACCAAAGTTGGCGTGCAAGTCATTGCGCGGGGCGATGGGAAATTCGACGCGGTGGTGTTTGGAAATGGTTTGCCAGGTTCCGGTTGGGATCCCAGACAGCCTAAGATTCACCTCAAGGGGGAAACCAACGACGATATCGTCGAGTTTACGGGGTTGAATTTCAACGGCGCGATCAAGGACGGCATTTTTGCGGGGATCGCCGAAGATGATGTGAAATTTGAACTGCGAAAAATCCAACGCAGCTCCCCCACCATGGGGCTGAAGCCGCCTGAGGGGGCGATTGTGCTGTTTGACGGCACAAATGTTGACGCATTGGCCGAAGGGAAAATTGAGGACGGAAAATTATTGGGGGTTCCCGTCCGTTCTAAACAAAAATTTAACAATTACACATTACACCTCGAATTCCGTTCCCCGTACATGCCCGAAGCACGGGGGCAAGGTCGCGGGAATAGCGGGATGTATTTGAACGATCAATATGAATGTCAGATTCTTGATTCGTTCGGATTGGAAGGCAAGAACAATGAGTGCGGCGGCTTTTATCAGATCCAAGAGCCGAAGGTAAATATGTGTTTGCCGCCCTTGTCGTGGCAGACGTACGACGTCGATTTTCAAGCCGCCAAGTTCGATTCAAAAGGTAAGAAAGTCACCCCGGCCATTGTCACGGTACGACAAAACGGGGTGGTGATTCACGACAAATTGAAACTGCCGCACACAACTCCGGGCGGTGGTCAAAATGACGAGAAACTTCCCGGCAGTCTGTTTTTACAAGACCACGGCGATCCGGTGCGGTTTCGCAACTTTTGGGTGGTGGAAAAATAA
- a CDS encoding response regulator: MSDQRVLIIEDEKSLVDVLTYNFENEGFEVLSATDGMDGLNQARAHHPDIIILDVMLPVMEGLEVCRQLRSDSRTSDIPVLMLTAKSEEVDEIVGFRMGADDYVTKPFKLKPLIQRIKALLRRSKSGEPSKELVSKHGIEVDRLNHRALAGGDVLDLTPTEFDLLWTLVRKPGRPFKRADLMEACRGEDALSLERTIDVHIRSLRQKLGTYSDLVETVRGVGYRFRETEPA, translated from the coding sequence ATGTCGGACCAACGAGTTTTGATCATTGAGGATGAAAAGTCACTGGTTGACGTCCTCACGTATAACTTCGAAAACGAAGGCTTTGAAGTGTTGTCGGCGACCGACGGCATGGACGGCTTGAATCAGGCGCGGGCGCATCATCCAGATATTATTATTCTGGATGTCATGTTGCCTGTGATGGAAGGGCTAGAAGTTTGTCGGCAATTGCGGAGTGATTCTCGCACGAGCGACATTCCGGTCTTGATGCTCACAGCCAAGAGCGAAGAGGTGGACGAAATCGTCGGCTTCCGTATGGGAGCGGACGATTACGTCACCAAACCCTTCAAACTCAAGCCACTGATTCAACGGATCAAAGCGTTGTTGCGGCGGTCCAAGTCCGGCGAGCCGAGTAAAGAACTCGTCTCCAAGCACGGTATCGAAGTTGATCGGCTAAATCACCGCGCGTTGGCCGGTGGCGATGTTTTGGACCTGACTCCCACGGAATTCGATTTATTGTGGACGCTGGTCCGCAAACCGGGACGACCGTTCAAACGGGCCGACCTGATGGAAGCCTGTCGTGGGGAAGATGCTTTGTCGCTGGAGCGGACCATCGACGTGCACATCCGTTCGCTGCGGCAAAAGTTGGGTACCTATTCCGATCTGGTGGAAACCGTCCGCGGCGTGGGCTATCGCTTTCGCGAAACCGAACCGGCATAA
- a CDS encoding YHS domain-containing protein, with protein sequence MRIRVSAVLLLTSLLFAGMVAAEDEQQPAKMSAENRAAARAALEEFNSLIGGWRGVGQVRRGSNRGAWLEQAEWVWQLKSDQPALRYVVEKGNQLKTAKLTYDPESKSYTLEAVLPDGAKRNYVGQVEDDKLVLQSPADADGTVYRITVTRLNEKRTLVLFQKRGAKQKRFGRVAEVGYTRQGTKLAEVGGGSPECIVTGGKGTSTIDYKGKTYYLCCSGCREAFLDDPEGIIADAKERLKKKRAKKAAAAKKNS encoded by the coding sequence ATGCGGATTCGTGTCTCTGCTGTGTTGTTGCTAACCAGTCTCTTGTTCGCCGGGATGGTTGCGGCTGAGGATGAGCAACAGCCCGCCAAAATGTCGGCCGAAAATCGCGCCGCCGCTCGTGCAGCGCTGGAGGAATTCAATTCGCTGATCGGTGGCTGGCGCGGTGTGGGGCAAGTCCGGCGGGGATCGAATCGTGGTGCCTGGCTGGAGCAGGCTGAATGGGTCTGGCAACTCAAATCGGACCAACCCGCTTTGCGGTACGTTGTCGAAAAAGGCAACCAACTCAAGACAGCCAAGCTCACGTATGATCCCGAGTCGAAGAGTTACACTCTCGAAGCGGTGCTGCCTGATGGGGCCAAACGCAATTATGTAGGGCAAGTGGAAGACGACAAGCTAGTGCTTCAGTCCCCAGCCGACGCCGATGGGACTGTGTATCGAATCACCGTAACGCGACTGAATGAAAAACGGACATTGGTGCTGTTTCAAAAACGAGGCGCGAAGCAGAAACGCTTTGGTCGCGTCGCCGAGGTGGGCTACACGCGGCAAGGGACGAAACTTGCCGAGGTCGGTGGCGGATCACCGGAATGCATCGTGACCGGCGGCAAGGGAACCAGCACGATCGACTACAAAGGCAAGACGTATTACCTGTGCTGCAGCGGTTGCCGCGAAGCATTTTTGGATGATCCCGAAGGGATTATCGCCGATGCTAAAGAACGGTTGAAAAAGAAACGGGCTAAGAAGGCTGCGGCGGCGAAGAAGAATTCTTAA
- a CDS encoding PIG-L deacetylase family protein, which produces MKNAPLKLLILGAHPDDAEWHAGGLVARYCAAGHDVKIVSVTDGRSGHQAIPPDELAALRKKEAAIAGCVIGATYDVWEFPDGELQPTLDVRRKIIAEIRQFAPDLVLTHRVNDYHPDHRAVGQAVQDASYMVTVPHVVPEVPALRHDPIVAYMPDRFTKPNPLVGDVVIDVGEQVEIIVAMLACHKSQVFDWLPYNLGISDQLSDDPAEKLQWLSDWYREHLRPMADRYRNELLAAYGEERGRTIEFAEVYEISEYAGTFDEAERQRLFGWLSDQG; this is translated from the coding sequence ATGAAAAATGCACCATTGAAATTGTTGATTCTCGGCGCGCATCCTGACGACGCTGAATGGCATGCGGGAGGTTTGGTGGCGCGGTATTGCGCTGCTGGTCATGATGTCAAAATTGTGTCGGTGACCGATGGCCGTTCCGGGCATCAGGCCATTCCGCCCGATGAATTGGCCGCCTTACGCAAGAAAGAAGCTGCTATCGCTGGATGTGTGATTGGGGCGACGTATGACGTCTGGGAATTTCCTGACGGCGAGCTACAACCCACGCTTGATGTGCGGCGAAAGATCATTGCCGAGATTCGCCAATTTGCACCCGATCTGGTGCTCACGCATCGCGTGAATGATTATCATCCCGATCACCGCGCCGTGGGCCAAGCCGTGCAGGACGCGTCTTATATGGTCACCGTTCCGCATGTTGTGCCGGAGGTGCCTGCGCTGCGACACGATCCGATTGTGGCCTATATGCCCGACCGGTTCACCAAACCGAATCCGCTCGTCGGCGATGTTGTGATTGATGTCGGGGAACAGGTCGAAATAATCGTGGCGATGCTGGCTTGCCATAAGTCGCAGGTCTTCGACTGGCTGCCGTACAATTTGGGAATTAGCGACCAGTTGAGCGATGACCCGGCCGAAAAATTGCAGTGGCTGTCCGATTGGTACCGCGAGCATCTACGGCCGATGGCAGACCGGTATCGCAATGAGTTGCTTGCCGCGTATGGCGAGGAGCGCGGCCGCACGATTGAATTTGCTGAAGTTTACGAGATCAGCGAATACGCGGGGACGTTTGACGAGGCGGAGCGGCAACGATTGTTTGGGTGGCTATCGGACCAAGGCTAG
- a CDS encoding ArnT family glycosyltransferase has protein sequence MSVEFKKIDDDQLQRMAAEPIRPLFAVFDHARAMVPWVVVLACLPALIAVMYRPLTDSNAAWGLKALKLSSAPTVSAFVAPGSNDESIPYRWQPPLISWLAAWATDVFGTWSLSALMLAPFVASACFLGAVYALAFRIGDAKLGLLTVGLAAFHVNILTNTQTVSPIPVGLFFAVLTIWAFVGHIHKSKTTLSANLLIGGIALGFCLLSGGMLAIVVVITLALHAIVLKRPLRRAADLPPVPRSQIVNRAPTLRSLSVMSLTAFAVGGWWELMMGYSQGQPFWRAWITGDAGYTTALKPVAKNSAFILPRDASELMLVLAGPILYGLWMAVREIQIGEKPKRCRDLQLLIIWTIVAGICWQLARTNQFTAATGELMWKGFLLVPLLTLGAGGILRILEGHVSTWSVAVVGLITAANLIWHAPAHLAKTGLITMFIMIVLIGVLALIASFRTEYRTVSPYERRESRLLISIFVVMLVIGHCLSGFMAVPRAGVPDEELKRMSHALLKLEQPVTQFTIVSADPSDAAPIQLEYLARATWPTAQGNVFTNWNDVPNWTDVGAVKKDIPITKQTPAHVYFLWQTPLIPFAAAGAHSDIMRFQEYFQQRQISVLVRPTTGN, from the coding sequence ATGTCCGTCGAGTTCAAAAAGATTGACGATGACCAACTGCAGCGGATGGCGGCCGAACCAATTCGCCCGCTATTTGCTGTCTTCGACCACGCACGGGCCATGGTCCCCTGGGTGGTGGTACTGGCCTGTTTACCGGCGCTGATCGCGGTGATGTATCGTCCGTTGACCGACTCGAATGCGGCATGGGGGCTCAAGGCGCTAAAACTCTCCTCCGCACCGACCGTCAGCGCGTTTGTCGCTCCCGGATCGAACGACGAATCGATTCCTTACCGTTGGCAACCGCCATTGATCAGTTGGTTGGCTGCGTGGGCGACCGATGTGTTCGGGACGTGGTCGCTTTCGGCCCTGATGCTGGCTCCCTTTGTGGCGAGCGCCTGTTTCTTAGGTGCGGTCTATGCGCTGGCATTTCGCATCGGCGATGCCAAACTCGGATTATTGACGGTCGGCTTGGCGGCATTTCACGTCAATATCCTCACCAACACTCAAACCGTGTCGCCAATTCCTGTGGGACTCTTTTTTGCCGTACTGACCATCTGGGCTTTCGTGGGACATATCCACAAATCAAAAACAACGCTCTCCGCCAATTTGTTGATCGGAGGAATTGCGTTGGGCTTTTGTTTGTTGTCCGGCGGCATGCTGGCCATTGTCGTCGTCATCACGTTAGCCTTGCATGCAATCGTATTAAAACGGCCTCTACGACGGGCTGCCGATTTGCCTCCTGTGCCTCGCAGCCAAATTGTCAACCGTGCTCCGACCTTGCGCTCCCTGAGCGTGATGTCACTCACGGCTTTTGCCGTGGGCGGCTGGTGGGAATTGATGATGGGATATTCGCAAGGTCAGCCGTTTTGGCGCGCCTGGATAACGGGCGACGCAGGGTATACGACTGCATTAAAACCGGTTGCCAAAAATTCAGCCTTCATTCTTCCGCGCGATGCCAGCGAACTCATGCTCGTTTTAGCGGGACCGATTTTGTACGGCTTATGGATGGCGGTCCGTGAAATCCAAATTGGGGAAAAGCCCAAACGATGTCGTGACCTGCAACTGCTGATTATCTGGACCATTGTCGCCGGAATCTGCTGGCAATTGGCCCGCACCAATCAATTCACCGCCGCCACCGGAGAATTGATGTGGAAGGGGTTCCTGCTTGTGCCGCTGTTAACGCTCGGCGCTGGGGGGATTCTGAGGATCCTGGAAGGACATGTCTCAACCTGGTCCGTGGCCGTCGTCGGTTTAATCACCGCAGCGAATCTTATTTGGCACGCGCCGGCGCATTTGGCGAAGACGGGATTGATCACGATGTTCATCATGATTGTGCTGATCGGCGTGTTAGCCTTGATCGCATCGTTTCGCACCGAATACCGAACCGTTTCTCCCTATGAACGTCGAGAATCGCGACTGCTGATATCAATCTTTGTCGTCATGCTCGTGATCGGGCATTGTCTTTCCGGATTCATGGCAGTTCCCCGCGCGGGTGTTCCGGACGAAGAATTGAAACGCATGTCTCATGCCCTGCTAAAACTTGAACAACCGGTCACGCAATTCACGATCGTTTCGGCCGACCCCAGCGACGCAGCGCCGATTCAACTCGAATATCTGGCGCGGGCCACATGGCCGACGGCGCAGGGAAATGTGTTCACCAATTGGAACGACGTACCCAATTGGACAGACGTCGGCGCGGTCAAGAAAGACATCCCCATCACCAAGCAAACACCGGCGCATGTCTATTTCTTATGGCAAACGCCGCTGATTCCATTTGCCGCCGCGGGAGCCCACAGTGACATCATGCGCTTTCAGGAATACTTCCAACAGCGGCAGATTTCTGTGTTGGTTCGCCCCACAACCGGCAATTGA